A single Phragmites australis chromosome 4, lpPhrAust1.1, whole genome shotgun sequence DNA region contains:
- the LOC133916449 gene encoding 17.9 kDa class I heat shock protein-like, protein MSLISRSNIFDPFSLDLWDPFQGFAFGSGSSSGSLVPSFPSTYSETVAFTGARIDWKETPEAHVFKADVPGLKKEEVKVEVEDGNILQISGERNKEQEEKTDKWHRVERSSGKFLRRFRLPENAKTEHIKASMENGVLIVTVPKEEAMKPDIKPVQISG, encoded by the coding sequence ATGTCGCTGATTAGTCGCAGCAACATCTTCGACCCTTTCTCCCTCGACCTCTGGGACCCCTTCCAGGGATTCGCCTTCGGCtctggcagcagcagcggcagcctCGTCCCCTCGTTTCCGAGTACCTACTCTGAGACCGTGGCCTTCACCGGCGCACGCATCGACTGGAAGGAGACCCCCGAGGCGCACGTGTTCAAGGCGGACGTGCCGGGGCTGAAGAAGGAGGAGGTCAAGGTGGAAGTGGAGGACGGCAACATCCTCCAGATCAGCGGCGAGCGCAACAAGGAGCAGGAGGAGAAGACCGACAAGTGGCACCGGGTGGAGCGCAGCAGCGGCAAGTTCCTGCGCAGGTTTCGGCTGCCGGAGAACGCCAAGACGGAGCATATCAAGGCGTCCATGGAGAACGGCGTGCTGATCGTCACCGTGCCGAAGGAGGAGGCCATGAAGCCCGACATCAAGCCAGTTCAGATCAGCGGTTAG